The proteins below are encoded in one region of Puntigrus tetrazona isolate hp1 chromosome 5, ASM1883169v1, whole genome shotgun sequence:
- the zfand5a gene encoding AN1-type zinc finger protein 5a, with amino-acid sequence MAQETNQSPVPILCTTGCGFYGNPRTNGMCSVCYKEHLNRQQSSDRSPMSPLAGSPSAEASAIQRLEASINKAEPSPAPSTDTMRESIPSTSLPVTQQMTEMSISREEKALSPKAEAAEPVITQPTSSYSPVPVAQGSDEGKSPDSSKPKKNRCFTCRKRVGLTGFDCRCGNLFCGIHRYSDKHNCTYDYKAEAAAKIRKENPVVVADKIQRI; translated from the exons ATGGCCCAAGAGACAAACCAGAGTCCCGTTCCTATACTGTGTACCACAGGCTGTGGTTTCTATGGCAACCCCAGGACCAATGGCATGTGTTCGGTGTGCTATAAGGAGCACCTGAACAGACAGCAAAGCAGTGATCGTAGTCCCATGAGCCCCCTGG CTGGCAGCCCCTCAGCAGAGGCCTCCGCCATACAGAGACTAGAAGCCAGCATAAACAAAGCAGAGCCTTCACCTGCACCCAGCACAGATACCATGAGAGA aagtattccttccacctcCTTACCAGTCACACAACAGATGACAGAAATGAGCATTTCTAGAGAGGAAAAGGCCCTGTCTCCTAAAGCTGAGGCTGCTGAACCAG TCATAACACAACCCACCTCCTCCTACTCCCCCGTCCCTGTGGCTCAGGGCAGCGACGAGGGCAAGAGCCCAGATTCCtccaaacctaaaaaaaatagatgCTTTACCTGCCGTAAAAGGGTTGGCCTAACAG GATTTGACTGTCGATGCGGTAACCTGTTCTGTGGAATTCACCGGTACTCGGACAAGCACAACTGCACATACGACTACAAGGCGGAAGCCGCCGCCAAGATCCGTAAGGAGAATCCCGTGGTGGTGGCCGATAAGATCCAGAGAATATAA